From Candidatus Bathyarchaeota archaeon, a single genomic window includes:
- a CDS encoding DUF367 family protein produces MNQNKAKIYVYLMKQDDPKKCTSAKLIRFNKAKSIHHQSQIRNKMIVLNPFSREVLTKKDRKSIYNHGIVAIDCSWKKAEAILKKKFKGINRKLPLLLAANPVNYGRIGQLSSIEALASALYISDFEDQANEILSLFKWGESFRTLNKSPLAEYKSATSNEEVYKIEKEFF; encoded by the coding sequence TTGAATCAAAATAAAGCCAAGATATATGTTTATCTTATGAAACAAGACGATCCAAAGAAATGCACATCAGCAAAATTGATCAGATTCAATAAAGCCAAGTCTATACATCATCAGTCTCAAATTAGGAATAAGATGATAGTATTGAATCCATTTTCGAGAGAGGTTTTGACAAAAAAAGATAGAAAATCAATATATAATCATGGCATTGTTGCTATTGATTGTTCTTGGAAAAAAGCAGAGGCAATCCTAAAAAAAAAGTTTAAAGGAATTAATAGGAAGTTACCACTTCTTCTTGCTGCTAATCCCGTTAATTATGGGAGAATTGGACAATTAAGTTCAATCGAGGCTTTGGCATCAGCACTCTATATATCAGATTTTGAAGATCAAGCAAATGAAATACTTTCTCTTTTCAAATGGGGAGAAAGTTTCAGGACTTTAAATAAATCTCCTCTAGCTGAGTATAAATCAGCCACAAGTAATGAGGAAGTATACAAAATAGAAAAAGAATTTTTTTGA
- a CDS encoding NAD(P)H-hydrate dehydratase, which translates to MLQYYSSSDIYRLELNSEYLGISTLQLMENAGKAVADEISSKFATDSKVIIFGGTGRNGGDGMVAARHLSSMDYDVTFILVGKVKEIEDNSTKSNWKALKSMLVSVKIKDFSDNLKLEYDCDVVVDAMLGIGAKGILRQPFIEAVRQFNRLKGYKISIDIPTGMDSNNGKILGEAIKPDLILTFHGIKKGLAKRKTQSETKIISIGIPKEAELLVGPGDVKLVTKDRPPDSHKGDFGRLLIIGGSKMYSGAPALAGMAALRTGCDLVYIASPEKNAYAISSTSPNLITIKLVSEEFEVKNLKQLKPILKKTSAVILGPGLGLNPDTIEAVTELFTILNNLKKPTVIDADAIRILGLKKLKIDFPAVLTPHSGEFETLIGKKASMNLSSRIKEVNKTAKKLNAIIVLKGAADIISDGQNSRSNFTGNPGMTVGGTGDVLSGIIGGLIAQGNNCFNSSVASTFINGATGDLIFKEIGFHMVPTDLIDKIPKVMVDPMVHKNVKFD; encoded by the coding sequence ATGCTTCAATATTATTCATCCTCAGACATCTACAGACTAGAGCTCAATTCAGAATATCTTGGAATATCCACTTTGCAATTAATGGAGAATGCAGGAAAAGCTGTTGCAGATGAAATATCATCAAAATTTGCTACTGACTCAAAAGTTATTATATTTGGCGGGACAGGACGTAACGGCGGTGATGGAATGGTAGCTGCTAGACATTTATCCTCTATGGATTATGATGTTACTTTCATTCTTGTTGGTAAAGTAAAGGAAATAGAAGACAATTCAACAAAGTCTAATTGGAAAGCACTGAAATCGATGTTAGTATCGGTTAAAATCAAAGATTTCTCTGATAATTTAAAACTTGAATATGATTGTGATGTTGTAGTTGATGCGATGCTTGGAATTGGAGCTAAAGGAATTCTACGCCAGCCCTTTATTGAAGCAGTAAGACAATTCAATCGCCTCAAGGGATATAAGATCTCAATAGACATCCCTACTGGAATGGACTCCAATAATGGAAAAATTCTGGGGGAAGCAATAAAACCAGATTTAATACTTACATTTCATGGAATTAAAAAAGGGTTAGCTAAAAGGAAAACGCAATCCGAGACAAAAATAATAAGTATTGGAATCCCTAAAGAAGCTGAATTATTGGTTGGTCCAGGAGATGTAAAATTAGTAACGAAGGATCGACCGCCAGATTCTCATAAAGGTGATTTTGGGCGTCTTCTTATTATTGGCGGTAGTAAAATGTATTCTGGAGCTCCTGCGCTTGCAGGTATGGCGGCTCTAAGAACAGGTTGTGATTTGGTCTATATAGCATCACCAGAAAAAAATGCTTACGCTATTTCCTCTACGTCACCAAACTTAATCACTATAAAGTTAGTGAGTGAGGAATTTGAAGTTAAAAATTTAAAACAACTTAAACCTATTTTAAAAAAAACATCTGCTGTAATATTAGGTCCAGGACTTGGTCTAAATCCTGATACAATAGAAGCAGTAACTGAACTATTTACTATCTTAAACAATCTAAAGAAGCCTACGGTAATAGATGCTGACGCAATAAGAATACTTGGATTGAAGAAGTTGAAGATTGATTTTCCTGCAGTATTAACACCTCATTCTGGAGAGTTCGAAACCTTAATTGGTAAAAAAGCCTCTATGAATTTGAGTTCTAGAATCAAAGAAGTCAATAAAACAGCTAAGAAATTAAATGCTATAATAGTTCTAAAGGGTGCTGCTGATATAATATCTGATGGACAAAATTCAAGAAGTAATTTTACAGGCAATCCTGGTATGACTGTAGGAGGAACTGGGGACGTTCTTTCAGGAATAATAGGGGGCCTCATTGCCCAAGGTAATAATTGTTTCAATTCCTCAGTCGCTAGTACTTTCATAAATGGCGCAACAGGGGATTTAATATTTAAAGAAATTGGATTCCATATGGTTCCAACTGATCTCATCGATAAAATACCTAAAGTTATGGTGGATCCTATGGTTCATAAAAATGTGAAATTTGATTGA